GGTCTCAGAACCAGGACCCTCGctcaggcagaggaaacaagcgctagaaaaccagaaatgaaacaccctcctcccccccgacccccccgGAGGATGGAGGTTCTACTAGAACCTTCCTGGGAGCAcgccaaccccaccccaccccacctgcctgcagtgagacCCCACCCCTGTCCTGTGGGCCCCCACGTTCGGCGGTCACACGGCCGAGGCACAGGGGGAAGTCTCGGgttggaggtgtgtgtgtgtcggcGATGCTCTTTGGCTGGAAGCAGAGGCCTTCCTGGCGCGGCCAGGGCCCGTCCGCTCTGCTCGAGGCCTTTCTGGGACCAGGGTGGGCGCCGTGTTCCGAGCGAGCGCCACACCATCACACAGCCcggtccccacctccccagggtgGCCCCTTCAGGACCAAGCCAGGGAGGGCGGACGCACCAGGACCAGCTCGGGTGCTCAAGTTCATTGGCACAGCGCTGCAGAATCTTAAAACCGTTCTCCTTTAGAGGGCTGACAGTGGGCACCCTGGGTGCCCCAGTGGGCGCTGGGCACCCGCCATCTGCAGGGTGCGCACGGCGAGTCGCAGGACTGGGCGCAcggctccctcctctgctctctcgTGGCCTCGTGGCGCCTGGGGGCCTCCTCGGGCGCAGAGGGCTCTCGCAGACGGGCTGGGGCGGTGCTGGGGGCGCGCAGGGCAGGAGCAGAGCCAgcgggaggagagagaggcactTCAGTTTGGGCTGGTGTTCGCGGAgtcggccccggccccggggggtCGAGCGGCCCCGCCTGGCCCCGGCTCGGCGCTGGGCTGTCACAGAAGACCCCGGTGGCGGCGGGCGGGTAGGCACTTGGCAGCACtcccggggccgggcggggctggGCTCCGCGCACGGCTAGGCCATCAGGATGGGCTTCTGCCGAACCTCCAGGATGTCTAGGGGTACGAGGGGGGGGAGGACAAGCACGGAGGTCAGCACCCCGAGCGCTACGCCGACAGCAGCTCCTCCCGGCAGCCGGTCCGCGCTGTCACGCGCATGCGCACGCCCGGCGTCAGCGACAGGCCCCAGAGCAGTACCCCCACCACGGGGCGGGGAGAcgcccagggtgtgtgtgtgggcccTCGGGGACGGGCGGGCCGCGGGAGCGCTACACAAAGGAACCCCTGCGGGGCCGACAGCTTCCCCAGCGGCCCCACAGGGAGTGGGAACGGGGAGACCGGACCCAACTCAGGACGCGGGGTTGGGCGCCCCCGGGATCGTCCcccggagcccagggcccaggagtcGGGTCCCGTTCCCGCGAAGAAGTGAGACTAGCTGTTCACGGCGAACACCGTTACCTGTTAGGATCCGATGCAGCGGCAAGGTGACGTAGGTCAGGTGTGCATAGAGAAGGAAGTTCCCGTCCGCTCTGTTCAGCTTCAGCCAGGACCCGACCAGGGACCGCCCCGTGCCCGACAGGGACCGAGACCGCAGGTTGGTGGCGTTCTGCAGGTCCGCTGCGGAGGGGAGGTCGGGGCAGGGGGTCAGAACGCCTCCCACTGCGGGCCTCCCCCGGACCCggctgcgccccctgctgggcgcGTGTCACTCTGGCCTGCGGCACCcgccccctcctgcccatctgcggaccccacccacccccgcccaccaGGTGGAGCGGCCagagcccggggcgggggccgggccctGAAGGGCCGCAGGCGGTCCCCCGGGGCTCAGCGCCCAGCTCACCGCCCCCGCCGTCCTCCCGGAAGAACTCCTCGCTGTCGTTGGCCGAGTGGGACTTCTTCATCTCGGCGATGCGGTTGCGGGGCACCTTCCGCTTGAGGGACGGGGAGAAGAAGGTGGGCCGGTTGTTCCgctccggggtggggggcgtgctGAAGGAGGTCACCTGGGGGCGGAGAGCGGCCGTCACCGGAGCGGCCCGCCTGTCGCTGGGCGTCCCCAAGCCGGCTCACCTCCCGCCCTCGAGACAAACCCAGGAAGAGGCCCAGGAGGGGCCCCTGACTGGCGGAGGGGGACTCGGGCTGTGGTCTGGACCCCGTGCTGCGGACGGCCGAGCGGGCCCTGGGACCCCAAGTCAGCTCCGGGGCCGCCAGCACTGCCctctccagggccccaggcccgggcccctccccccccgcaGCCCATGGACCCACAGAGTCTTCCACGAGGCAGGACCCACATCAACCCCGTGGGGCAGACGCAGGAACCGAGGCCGATGGCGGACTTGACGTGTCCAAGGTCACCCCGCAGGGTGACAGCAAAGCCGCCACCGCAGCGGGGCCCTGCGCCCCGGGCCAGCTCTCCGCTCGGATCCCTCCGCGCGGATCCCACCTCCTGTCCGAtgcgccccgcccctcgcccagCCCTACTCACGGATGGGCCGCGGCTGAGCGGCCCACTCCTccgtcccgccccctccccaaccaCGCTGTGTGCCCACCAGACATTGTCCACACCCACTTGGTGCCACGTGGGCGCAGCGCTAAGCACAGACAGGCACGTGAcaccagtccctgccctcaaggggctCACAGTCTGCTGGGGGCGACAGACTCGAAAAGCGAcacccagagcctgcacactGCTTGCTGAGACAGAACACGAGGCACAGGACACCGGGGCACAGAGGAAAAGCCTgagaagtcagggaaggcttcctggaggagaggccGCTCGAGCTGGGTCTTGACAGACGAGTAGGAGTTCGCCAGGTGAAGAAGGGGGGGAAGggcgttccaggcagagggaactgggcccatctcctccctcctccccatgcAAACAAGAGTCCGAGGAACAGGGCGAGCTGGGACCGGGACTTCGGGGGCCCGGCAGCCTCCTCGCCACGGCGCCGGCGTCCATCACTGTCCTGGCGGCGGGTGGCTCCAGGTGATCCTCCCACAAGTCAGGGAAggttttcaaaagataaaaaacagaCACCAGAAACCACAATACACATAGCATCTGCGTTCGCCATCCCTGGTTCCAAGTGACCCCCCAGGACAGGAGGGCAGGCAACAGTGGGCAGCGGGGGCCCGGGCAGTCCCCGCAGGTCCCACCCCCGGACCCCCTCTGGGCAGGGCCTTTCACGGGCAGCCTCCCTGGGAGGGCGGAGCTATCACTCCGGCCTGGCAGGTCGGAAGGTCAAGGCTGAGGCAGGTCAGGGAGGCGTCTGGAGTCACTGAGCAGACAGCCGGCTGGGACTGGCACCAGGGCTGtcggcccagggcccaggccgcGCCTCCACGAGGATGCCACGTGCGCGTTCTGTCGGGGCCTCGGGACCAGGGAGGAACCGTGCGCTCCTTGTCTCAGAAGCGAGCCcggaagggggaggggcctctGTGCAGTGTGCAGAGAGGCCCTGGCctggagccccccgccccccccttcaCAGAGGAACACCACTACTCTGATCTGCTCCCAGAACACACGCATCGCAGCAGAAGACACGCAACAGAAAAGGTACTGAGAAGACCAAGGAGACCGCCCTCTGGCCTCCTGGAGACACCCGAGGTTCACGTAACTGGACACAACTGGAAGGACGGCAAATACACCCCTTGACCTCAGGGGTCAGCAGGAAACGCACCATTCACATTCTTTACGGGCACTTCCCAGGGGCCCCGCCGGCAGTCACGCTCAGGCGGCTGCTCCTCACGGGGTGTCCCCTGGGGCCCGGCCTGCACAAGGGCGTGAGGGGCGGTGGCTGTGGGCCTCTCTGCGCTCAAGGGCGCGAGCGTGCTCAGCCCGTCTCTCTCGATGAGCAAGCTGAGGCTCCAAGAGGAGAGGGGACCGTCACAGGAGCGGCGGCACCTAGCCCCGCCCCTCTCTTGGAGGTGCACTGAGCCGGCTGCCTCCGCACCCCTGGTGGGCTGACTTGCCTGCCCTCTCCCGTGGGCTGTGGGCTGCTCCTGCCTGAGCCCAGGGTCCCCCTGGAGGCCCTGGGCCCCCTCGGGCACAAGCTGCCGTGGACCTGGGCTCCCATCCGGGGAAGGGTGGTGGCCTAGAGAGCGTGGGGCTGAGGGGCTGCCGCACCAGAGTCACATGATCTGGGGCAGTGCAAGCAAGTCCAGGGACCCTGGCCCCCGGGTCTGGGGGCGGGAAAGCTCACGTCTACCTGCAGGGCTGCAGGCGGGCTGCAGGCGAGCTGCCGGCAGTGTGGTCGCGCGGCACCTCGTGCACCACCGGCCGGGCCGAGTGCCAAGCTGGGCGGTCCAGGGCGCTGCCCCCTGGGGCAGTCCTCACAGGACAGGCGGGGAGGCCAGCTCATCCCCGCCCCCTCACTCCCCAGGCCGGCCCGTCACTGTCGGGGCCCGCCCAACAGGCCCTTGGAGACAGACACCAGGACAGGCCCATCAGCCTGGCTGCAGCCACAGCTCGGGAAGCGGGAAGAGCCCCGGCCCAGGCACTAACCTGCTGTGCGGCTCCGGGCAAGGGCCTTGCCCTCCCGGAACCTCGGCCTCCTCGCTGGAGTGGTGGGCACGCGGACGCCTGCCCCCTCGGCTGCGGGGCTCGGGGGCATACTGGGGAGCAGGCTCGGGGGGACGCCGGGGAGCAGGCTCGGGGGACGCCGGGGAGCAGGCTCGGGGGGCAGGGGCCCTGCCCGAGCGGCACGGCCCTTACCCGCTCATGCATGGGCGAGGCCGGGCTGGAGTCCTCCTCAGTCCCGCAGGGCGACGTGTCCCCCGTGGACACACGGTTGACAGCCATCTCCGCGTGGCCCTTGCCCTGCGGCCCCTTCATGCGCACGAACTCCATGTTGTTGTACTTGTAGAAGCCGAACGACATCTTCTGGGCCATGCGGGCGGCCACGCTCACCtgtgggcgggcggggggggcctGAGCAGGCGGGTGGGCGGGCCTCGCCCCGGGGACGCGAGCAGCCAGGGTGGCCGTCCCTCGAGAACCAGTCCTGCCAGGGGTACTGAGCCCCGACGCACATGCCCATCCCTGTCCAGTGACCCCTGCCCACAGCAGCCCCGGGGCCAGGCCGGGGTCAGAGCTCCAGCCCCAGGAACCCGCGCCTGCCGGCCCGCTGCTGTCCCCACACTCCAAGGGGAACGTCCCGTGAAGCGGGCCCCGGGCCGCTGCCGCAGCGGGGCCTGCACGGGCAGGCGCCCCCAGGCCCGGCTGGCACTCACCCGGTTGTCGTACACCTTCTTGAGCGCCTCGTAGCGGATGGAGCCCTGGAAGATGACGCCTTGGAACATGTTGGTCTTGTCGCTGGCCACCAGCTCCACACAGaccatctccccttcccccacgGTCATGTCGCTGAACACCTGGGCGGGCGCACggtgcggggggaggggatgtCAGCTGTCGGCCGCCCGCCGGCCCGGCTGCAGCCCGGccagctcccctctcccctcccctgcccgggCTGCCCGGAGGACTGACTGCTCGGGGAACTCCAGTATCGCAAGGGACGGCACGGAGCCACAGGTCGCGAGACACCTGTGGCCGCCAGACCTGCCCTGCTCCGCTGAGCCCAGCATGGGAACCAGGACAGAGTAACTGCGGGCAGGGGTGGCGTCCAGCAGAGGGCGTGCCTGGCCATGTTCCCCAGGGAGGACGTGGTCTGCAGCACACTCCCAGGCTGAGCAGTCAGGACGCTGACAAGGCCTGCCCGGTCTGAGTTCTGTTACGGGGTCTCCCTCACTCAGGCGGtggcaccccaccccctgccccgtcCCCTCCACCTTCACGACTTGCATGCAGGCACATAGTGGTGCAGAGTTTCAAGGTCACAGGCTCAGGTTCAAATCTCAGGTTCAATACGAACTACCTGTGTGAGCCTAGAGGGGCACTTAGCCCCCTGAGCCTAAGGTGCTTCAAGACTCCATCAAACCCTGAGACCCTAGAAGCCACGCCCCCTTCCTGGACTCACAGGCGCCATCAGGGCCCCAAGGCGGAGGAGACTGGCCGGGCTGGGGCGAGCAGGTTGGGAGTGGGACTCCTGTTTTCCAGGTGAGTCACCCTGTGCCCTGGGGCCTGGTGTTCCCAACCTCAAAACAACAGTGTGACCAGGATGACTTCTGAAGCCCCACCCCTCCGACACCCCAGGATCCCAAGCCAGGGCAGCGTGGGTGTCTAACGACCGCAATATAATGATGGCCCTTCCGGCCAGGCGG
The sequence above is a segment of the Phyllostomus discolor isolate MPI-MPIP mPhyDis1 chromosome 2, mPhyDis1.pri.v3, whole genome shotgun sequence genome. Coding sequences within it:
- the KIAA0930 gene encoding uncharacterized protein KIAA0930 homolog isoform X3; its protein translation is MASARPPGRACASAPAPAGLRAGPPALLTATATSPEPAGGAEAEERSLQHMLRAIAEERGRVSLRREVCGLGYVKDDRIAFWTWMFSTYFMEKWAPRQDDMLFYVRRKRAFAGGESGGDARKVTEAEPEVEVEVYRRDSKKLPGLGDPDIDWEESVCLNLILQKLDYMVTCAVCTRADGGDIHIHRKKSQQVFASPSRHPMDSKGEESQISYPNIFFMIDSFEEVFSDMTVGEGEMVCVELVASDKTNMFQGVIFQGSIRYEALKKVYDNRVSVAARMAQKMSFGFYKYNNMEFVRMKGPQGKGHAEMAVNRVSTGDTSPCGTEEDSSPASPMHERVTSFSTPPTPERNNRPTFFSPSLKRKVPRNRIAEMKKSHSANDSEEFFREDGGGADLQNATNLRSRSLSGTGRSLVGSWLKLNRADGNFLLYAHLTYVTLPLHRILTDILEVRQKPILMA
- the KIAA0930 gene encoding uncharacterized protein KIAA0930 homolog isoform X2, which encodes MASARPPGRACASAPAPAGLRAGPPALLTATATSPEPAGGAEAEERSLQHMLRAIAEERGRVSLRREVCGLGYVKDDRIAFWTWMFSTYFMEKWAPRQDDMLFYVRRKRAFAGGESGGDARKPAEAEPEVEVEVYRRDSKKLPGLGDPDIDWEESVCLNLILQKLDYMVTCAVCTRADGGDIHIHRKKSQQVFASPSRHPMDSKGEESQISYPNIFFMIDSFEEVFSDMTVGEGEMVCVELVASDKTNMFQGVIFQGSIRYEALKKVYDNRVSVAARMAQKMSFGFYKYNNMEFVRMKGPQGKGHAEMAVNRVSTGDTSPCGTEEDSSPASPMHERVTSFSTPPTPERNNRPTFFSPSLKRKVPRNRIAEMKKSHSANDSEEFFREDGGAADLQNATNLRSRSLSGTGRSLVGSWLKLNRADGNFLLYAHLTYVTLPLHRILTDILEVRQKPILMA
- the KIAA0930 gene encoding uncharacterized protein KIAA0930 homolog isoform X1 encodes the protein MASARPPGRACASAPAPAGLRAGPPALLTATATSPEPAGGAEAEERSLQHMLRAIAEERGRVSLRREVCGLGYVKDDRIAFWTWMFSTYFMEKWAPRQDDMLFYVRRKRAFAGGESGGDARKPAEAEPEVEVEVYRRDSKKLPGLGDPDIDWEESVCLNLILQKLDYMVTCAVCTRADGGDIHIHRKKSQQVFASPSRHPMDSKGEESQISYPNIFFMIDSFEEVFSDMTVGEGEMVCVELVASDKTNMFQGVIFQGSIRYEALKKVYDNRVSVAARMAQKMSFGFYKYNNMEFVRMKGPQGKGHAEMAVNRVSTGDTSPCGTEEDSSPASPMHERVTSFSTPPTPERNNRPTFFSPSLKRKVPRNRIAEMKKSHSANDSEEFFREDGGGADLQNATNLRSRSLSGTGRSLVGSWLKLNRADGNFLLYAHLTYVTLPLHRILTDILEVRQKPILMA